The following coding sequences are from one Bradyrhizobium sp. 200 window:
- a CDS encoding aldolase/citrate lyase family protein → MAFEFFTPGYPAICREAGAEFILYDMEHSGVGFETMKAQFGFCRGLDLVPLVRVPSGDYHHIARALDIGAMGIMVPMVETSEQARAIVDCTRYPPAGRRGAAFNVAAHDDYSGGPETDKIARANARTMVIALVETATGIENVEAIAAVDGVDVVWLGHYDLTNFLGIPGEFDNPKFHAAVDRLVEACKKHGKTPGFLAGNEQWARDFRARGFRMIAYGVDTLLMQSALAHGIKLLQGTVTN, encoded by the coding sequence ATGGCGTTCGAATTCTTCACGCCCGGCTATCCGGCGATCTGCCGCGAAGCAGGCGCTGAGTTCATCCTCTATGATATGGAGCACTCAGGCGTCGGCTTCGAGACGATGAAGGCGCAATTCGGATTCTGCCGCGGGCTTGATCTGGTGCCTCTCGTCCGCGTTCCCTCGGGCGACTACCATCATATTGCGCGAGCGCTCGACATTGGCGCGATGGGCATCATGGTGCCGATGGTCGAAACGTCAGAGCAGGCAAGGGCGATCGTTGACTGCACCCGATATCCGCCGGCGGGACGACGTGGCGCCGCGTTCAATGTCGCGGCGCATGATGATTATTCGGGCGGGCCCGAGACCGACAAGATCGCGAGAGCGAACGCCCGCACGATGGTGATCGCGCTCGTTGAGACCGCGACAGGCATCGAGAATGTCGAGGCGATCGCGGCGGTCGACGGCGTCGACGTGGTCTGGCTTGGTCACTACGACCTGACGAACTTCCTCGGTATCCCCGGGGAGTTCGACAACCCCAAATTCCATGCCGCCGTCGATCGCCTGGTCGAGGCGTGCAAGAAGCACGGCAAGACGCCAGGCTTTCTCGCCGGCAACGAGCAATGGGCGCGCGATTTTCGTGCCAGGGGCTTTCGCATGATTGCCTATGGCGTTGACACGCTGTTGATGCAAAGCGCGCTCGCGCATGGCATCAAGCTGCTGCAGGGGACCGTGACGAACTAG